Below is a genomic region from Bacteroidales bacterium.
CGTTCTTTAGTATATTGGTACTTATTAAAAAAAGGATACTGGCTTACTGAGTATTTATCTATTTCTAGAATTATTTATCGCAGTAAAAAGAAATATGAATTAGCTTTTCTTTATACCGAAAACGATGAAAACGACTTGTCGTATTTTATTCAATACAATTTGGAAACGCTGAACAAATCTTTTGAAGAATTAAAAATTTATTTACAGCAAAAAATAAGCGAACAAAACGATTTGATTTTATTTAAAGAAATACCAGAAATAAACGAACGTCAAGCTCAAATATTAAAAATTCTCATTGAAAAACCTAAAACTATTTTTACGGCAAAAGAATTAACAATAAGGTTTAATGTGTCAATAAAAACAACTCGCAAAGACTTGCAACAGCTTGTTTCAATGGGACTTATGGAGGAATTTAATATTAATAAAAGACAATTAGGCTATATAAAAGTTAATGATTTTGATAAAAAACTAGAGGAGCTTAGGGGAAATTAGAGGAAAACTTCCCCTAAATTTGCAAATTCCCAAAATAAAATTTCTTAAATACATGTTTTTCCAAAACATAATTTTAAGAAGAAGTTGCTGTTTAAACACAAAAAAATTAGGTTTTGCTTTAATTTTTAGTGGAAAATTAAAATAAAGTTAAAAAATTTTAAAAAAAATGTAGGAATTATTATTTTTATTACTATATTTGCATTATGTTTTTTAGTTTCATGTGTAATGTGTTCTTTAAAATTTTAACAATTAAAACAATTAAAAATGAAAAAAAGAAATATTTTTAAGCAATTAGCAGTTGTAGTATTAACCTTGGTATTAACAGGTTTTGCTAATAATTCTTTTGCACAGTTTCCGTTAAGATTCGATAATGTTAATACAGGCCCAACATCTAAAACAATATGTCAAGGGTTTTCTGCTGGGACTCTTTGTTTTAACAAAGGATCTGGTACATACTATATAGAATATAGTTTGAATAATGGTGCAACATGGAATACTGGAAGACAAACTTGGTCTGGCACAAATAATATTACTGGAGATATTCCAACATGGAATCCTTCTTATGTAACAATGCTTTTTAGAATTAAACATAATAATACTTCTACTTATTCAACTACTGTAACTTTATATTTTCAAGTGCCAGCATCAATTACTGCCCAACCAAACTCTACATCTGTAGTTGAGGGAGGCAACACCAGTTTTTCTGTTTCTGCAACAAATGCCACATCGTATCAATGGCAGGTTTCTACAAATGGTGGATCTTCATATACAAATATTACATCAGCAGGCTCAAATCCAACGTATTCTGGCTGGACAACACCAACATTAAGCTTAACTGGAGTTGCTGCAAGTAACAATAACTACAAATACCAGTGTATAGTAAATGGCTGTAACACTGTAACTAGTAATCCAGCAACATTAACTGTAACATTAAGCTGTATTGCTCCTATAACACAAGCAAGCAATATTTCTTTTTCTACAATTAACACTACTTCTGGAACATTGCAATGGAATAATGGTAGTGGAACTGGTAGAGTAGTTTATATAAATACAACAAATTCTTTTACTGCTCCAGCAAACGGAACTACTCCTACTGCAAATACAACATATAGCGGCAGTAATCAGCAATGCGTTTATATTGGAACTGGAAATTCTGTAACTGTAACAGGTTTAACTGAGGGAACAATCTACTATGCAAGAGTATATGAATATGATTGCACAGGAAAATTGTATAACACTAGTATAGCAACTTCGAATCCTATTTCTTTTTCAATTTTTGTTTGTGAATATCCTACCGCTCAGGCAACATCTTTTACATCAACGCCTTATGCAAATGGAGCTATTATAAATTGGGTTAGAGGGAACGGAGACAAAAGGCTTGTTTTTGTAAATACAACGAACTCTTTTACAATGCCTTCAGACGGAGTTAATTATACTGCAAATTCTACTTATAGTGGCAGCGGTCAGCAATGTGTTTATAATGGAGTTGGAAATTCTGTAGATGTAAAAGGATTAAATCCAAGTACAACTTATTACTTTGCAGTTTATGAATTTACTGCTGCTGGATTTTGCTATTTAGCTAATCCTTTAACAGGAAGTGCAACAACTAAAGCTTCAGGTAGTAATCCAAGATTTATAATCACAAATATAGGTGGAGCATCATATTCTGGCGCATTTAATGGAAATGTTAATTCTACAATATATTTGTGTAACAATGCAGGCGTTCAGCTTTATACCAATCTTACTGATACAGTAATTGGTGGTGTTAATTATCCTGTAAGATGGCAAACTTCTCCTGATGGTGTTTCTAATTGGTTTACATGGGCTTCTCAACCTTTAACAAATACGGATAGATATATAAGAGCTTGTCGAAGTAGATTAGGATCTCATAGCACAGATATATATAATCCAACACCATGGTTACATATAGTGCATTCTCCTCATGCTACAATAGAAGCACCTACAAACTGTACTTATACTTATAAAGATGGTGATACATATTTTACTGTTTCATGGACACCAAGTACTACAGTGGATAATACTGGTGGCGGATTAACAATAAAACACTTTATATGCTATGCAACACAACCTGACTATTCTGACGCTATTTGGATTGATGTTACAGGGCTTACAACATACACAGTTACAGGTATTACACCTGGAGTTACTTACTACTGGAAATTATATGCCCAAACATATAACGTAGGTACAAATAATGGTGGTGATTGGTTTTGTGGAGCTCAACCATATACCACTTGCAGCCTTGCATCAACTTTACCTATAGATCTTATTTCTTTAAATGCACATTTTGATGGTAATAAAGTTATTGTTTCTTGGACATCTGCTACTGAAATGAATAATATGAACTTTGTTGTTGAAAGAAGTATAAATACAGTAGATTGGCAAGCTATAGGTTCTGTTAATGGCTTTGGAAATTCTAATAATCTAATAGAATATTCTTTTGAAGATAATAACCCAATAAATGGCATTTCGTATTACAGATTAAAACAAGTAGATTTTAATGGGGAATATACATATTATGGACCTGTTTTTGTTACTTGTTACAATATTGAATCTGACGGATTAAGTGTTTATCCAAATCCAGCTTCTGAAAGTGTTTTTGTTTCAGGAGTTTCAAATTCTAAAGCAGAAATAGTTTTATACAATGTTTATGGAAATGTTATGGCAACTTATGCTTCAAATGATGTTTCTGTTCCAACAGCTATCTCTTTAGCAGAATTTGAAAGAGGTGTTTACTTTGTTGCAGTGAAAATAAATGAAAAATCTAAATTTTTCAAAATAGTACGCAACTAATAATATTTTAGAAGTAAGGAAATAAGAACTTTTTAAGTTGTTCTTATTTTCATAAAAAAACAGGTTGAAAACCTGTTTTTTTTGTACCCGAGGCCGGGATCGAACCGGCACAAGTGTTACCTCATCGGTTTTTGAGACCGACGCGTCTACCAATTCCGCCACTCGGGCATTTTTCGTCGGAGAAGCAAAAGTACAAAAAAAATATTTATCTTTGGTTATTATTATGAAATTTTTAATAATTATATTATTTCTTTTTCAATTACCCGTTTTGGCACAGAACATTACGCTTGTAAATGAATTTGAATTACCCACAAATCCTGTAGCAATTTCTGTAGATCCTTTTGGCTCTGTTTATACAGTATTTATAAATGGCAATATAATAAAAACAGATACATCAGGAAAGCAGTTGGCAACCCACATACGAAAAACTAATAGTAGTGATTGGCAGATAGACGCTTCTAATCCATATAAAATAATTATCTTCAATCGCGACCTGCAAATTGTAGATATTTACAATTCCGACTTTGGAAAAATAAACACAATAGATTTGTCATTGCTGGATATTGGCGATGTAGCCTTATGCTGCATTTCTTATAATAATTCTTTTTGGATATTGAGCTCATCAAATAATGAACTATATCATTTTTCAGAAAATTTGGAAATAATTTCGAAAACAAATCTAAACTTAACAAATGTTGAAATTGATAATTACAGCAATTGCATTTTAAAAGAATCTGGTTCTAAATTATTGCTTGCAGAAGCTAAAAAGCAAGCTTATATTTTTGATATTTATGGAAATTTTTCTAATAAATTCAGTAAAAATTCAGATATTTGGGAGATAGACAAAGATATTGTTTATTATATTCAAAACGACACACTACAAGCCTATCACATGCGTTTGCACGAAGAAATTGTTTTGCCCGTTAATACAAGCAACATAAATAAATTTATAATTAACGGAAATTGGATTTCGATTTTATCCAAAAATAAAATATCTTTGTTTAGAAAAAATAATATTAAAAAATAAATAATATGCATATAGCTATTGCTGGAAATATAGGAAGTGGAAAAACCACATTAACAGAGCTTCTTGCTAAACATTTTAAATATTCACCAAAATACGAAGATGTTGACTCAAATCCGTATTTAGCTAGTTTTTATGAAGACATGAAGCGCTGGTCGTTTAATTTACAAATTTATTTTTTAAACAGTCGTTTTCGTCAACTTGTTGAAATACACAAGAAGTCAGAAAATGTAATTCAAGACCGCACAATTTATGAAGATGCATGCATATTTGCTCCAAATCTACATAACATGGGCTTAATGTCTTCAAGAGACTTTGCAACATATAAATCTATTTTTGAGCTCATGATTTCGTTTATAAAAGCACCAGATTTGTTAATTTATTTGCGTGCAGACGTGCCTACGCTTGTTAGCCAAATTCAAAAAAGAGGTCGAGATTACGAAGCCTCTATTAGACTTGATTATTTAAAAAGTTTGAATGACAGATACGAAGAGTGGATAA
It encodes:
- a CDS encoding T9SS type A sorting domain-containing protein, whose amino-acid sequence is MKKRNIFKQLAVVVLTLVLTGFANNSFAQFPLRFDNVNTGPTSKTICQGFSAGTLCFNKGSGTYYIEYSLNNGATWNTGRQTWSGTNNITGDIPTWNPSYVTMLFRIKHNNTSTYSTTVTLYFQVPASITAQPNSTSVVEGGNTSFSVSATNATSYQWQVSTNGGSSYTNITSAGSNPTYSGWTTPTLSLTGVAASNNNYKYQCIVNGCNTVTSNPATLTVTLSCIAPITQASNISFSTINTTSGTLQWNNGSGTGRVVYINTTNSFTAPANGTTPTANTTYSGSNQQCVYIGTGNSVTVTGLTEGTIYYARVYEYDCTGKLYNTSIATSNPISFSIFVCEYPTAQATSFTSTPYANGAIINWVRGNGDKRLVFVNTTNSFTMPSDGVNYTANSTYSGSGQQCVYNGVGNSVDVKGLNPSTTYYFAVYEFTAAGFCYLANPLTGSATTKASGSNPRFIITNIGGASYSGAFNGNVNSTIYLCNNAGVQLYTNLTDTVIGGVNYPVRWQTSPDGVSNWFTWASQPLTNTDRYIRACRSRLGSHSTDIYNPTPWLHIVHSPHATIEAPTNCTYTYKDGDTYFTVSWTPSTTVDNTGGGLTIKHFICYATQPDYSDAIWIDVTGLTTYTVTGITPGVTYYWKLYAQTYNVGTNNGGDWFCGAQPYTTCSLASTLPIDLISLNAHFDGNKVIVSWTSATEMNNMNFVVERSINTVDWQAIGSVNGFGNSNNLIEYSFEDNNPINGISYYRLKQVDFNGEYTYYGPVFVTCYNIESDGLSVYPNPASESVFVSGVSNSKAEIVLYNVYGNVMATYASNDVSVPTAISLAEFERGVYFVAVKINEKSKFFKIVRN
- a CDS encoding deoxynucleoside kinase produces the protein MHIAIAGNIGSGKTTLTELLAKHFKYSPKYEDVDSNPYLASFYEDMKRWSFNLQIYFLNSRFRQLVEIHKKSENVIQDRTIYEDACIFAPNLHNMGLMSSRDFATYKSIFELMISFIKAPDLLIYLRADVPTLVSQIQKRGRDYEASIRLDYLKSLNDRYEEWISNYTDGKLLIIDVEKVKFHENKADLGIVIDKINAELYGLF